The Streptomyces sp. NBC_01197 genome window below encodes:
- a CDS encoding transposase, translating to MGSKYTKRYTEEFKRDAIALVDSSGMTVTAVARELGSESLRGWYRRAKADRGEGAPGELTTAEREELKRLRRQNTEQAKTIEVLRKAAVFFAKESDR from the coding sequence GTGGGAAGCAAGTACACGAAGCGGTACACCGAGGAGTTCAAGCGTGACGCGATCGCGCTCGTCGATTCCTCGGGCATGACGGTTACGGCGGTCGCCCGGGAGCTCGGCTCGGAGTCCCTGCGCGGCTGGTACCGCCGTGCAAAGGCAGATCGGGGCGAGGGCGCCCCGGGCGAGCTCACCACGGCCGAACGCGAAGAGCTCAAGCGGCTGCGTCGGCAGAACACCGAGCAGGCCAAGACGATCGAGGTGCTGCGAAAAGCCGCAGTCTTCTTCGCGAAGGAGAGCGATCGATGA
- a CDS encoding SpoIIE family protein phosphatase, producing MKGLSIPKRHTRHRLFPGPASDRGESAGPGLRSLLNLRSAAGQVFVLQVVIVALLVAAAVTALVLQSRRDSTREAEVQALTAAETFANAPGTVQALRSGNPTAVLQPRAEAARKRAGVSDIVVMNTKGIRYTHPAPNQIGKKFVGTIKPSLEGRTTIERASGLPLPADRGPVIQAVVPVTDDRGSVVGLVSAGIKVRYVSNLSGRELPIILGAGAAALALSTSGAALVARRLRRQTHGLGPAEMTRMYEHHDAVLHAVREGVLIIGADGQLMLANDEARRLLELPVDAEQRQLGELQLDTETAQLLASGEPATDEVHLAGDRLLAVNMRPTAPHGGQAGWVVTLRDTTELASVTGRAEVARERLKLLYDAGERIGTTLDVVRTAQELADVATPRFADIVTVDLLELVERGEEPARAADMRRTVVSGGYQERQGLYPVGELITYSPAAPQARALETGRAVLEDDLRQARGWWEQDPGGAGMALERGVHSLVTVSLQARGVVLGTTNFWRTGDSPPFKEEDLSFAEELVARAAVAIDNARRFTREHAMAVTLQRSLLPRGVPEQDGLEVAWRYLPAEAGVGGDWFDVIPLSGARVALVVGDVVGHGLHAAATMGRLRTAVQNFSALDLPPDELLGRLDDLVTRIDSDESVDDGPHGHESEAVTGATCLYAIYDPVTGVCVTARAGHPGPAVVHPDGTVTSPEVPASPPLGLGSSHPFETVELRLPENSRFVLFTDGLIENRNQDIGAGLNLLHRALEGAGRTPEETCQAAIDAMLPAHPADDIALLVARTRLLEPSRVAQWEVQPDPAAVAPVRAECGVQLQAWGLEDIAFTTELILSELITNAIRYGSPPIRVRLLHDSSLICEVSDGSSTSPRVRRAATTDEGGRGLFLVAQSAQRWGTRYTPGGKVIWTEQPLHNGAPAATSDTSVEALLDQFDDPTL from the coding sequence ATGAAGGGACTTTCTATCCCAAAAAGGCATACCCGACACCGTCTCTTCCCCGGCCCTGCGTCTGATCGGGGTGAGTCCGCGGGCCCGGGGCTGCGCTCTCTGCTGAATCTGCGCAGCGCCGCCGGGCAGGTGTTCGTTTTGCAGGTCGTGATCGTGGCGCTGCTGGTTGCGGCCGCAGTGACGGCCCTGGTGCTCCAGTCGAGGCGTGACAGCACGCGGGAAGCCGAGGTTCAGGCACTGACGGCGGCGGAGACGTTCGCGAACGCCCCGGGCACGGTCCAGGCATTGCGCAGCGGGAATCCGACGGCAGTGCTTCAGCCGCGTGCCGAAGCAGCCCGGAAGCGGGCAGGCGTCAGCGACATCGTTGTCATGAACACTAAGGGAATTCGCTATACGCACCCCGCCCCGAATCAAATCGGGAAGAAGTTCGTCGGCACCATCAAACCATCGCTGGAAGGCCGCACCACCATCGAGCGGGCCAGCGGGCTTCCTCTGCCGGCGGACAGAGGGCCGGTCATCCAGGCAGTGGTCCCGGTGACCGATGACCGCGGCTCGGTCGTCGGCCTGGTGTCCGCCGGGATCAAGGTCCGGTATGTGAGCAACCTGTCCGGACGGGAACTGCCGATCATCCTCGGCGCCGGGGCGGCCGCGCTGGCCCTGTCCACCTCCGGGGCGGCGCTGGTGGCCAGGCGGTTGCGTCGGCAGACGCACGGTCTGGGGCCGGCGGAGATGACGCGCATGTACGAGCACCATGACGCGGTGCTGCATGCAGTCCGGGAGGGAGTACTGATCATCGGTGCCGACGGACAGCTGATGCTGGCCAATGACGAGGCGCGGCGGCTGCTCGAGCTACCCGTGGACGCGGAGCAGCGACAGCTGGGGGAGCTGCAGCTGGATACGGAGACAGCGCAGCTGCTGGCGTCGGGTGAGCCGGCCACGGATGAGGTGCATCTCGCAGGGGACCGATTGCTGGCGGTCAACATGCGCCCTACCGCCCCGCACGGCGGTCAGGCGGGCTGGGTGGTGACATTGCGCGACACCACAGAGCTGGCGTCGGTCACCGGACGGGCGGAGGTGGCGCGGGAGAGGCTGAAGCTCCTGTACGACGCGGGCGAGCGGATCGGCACCACGCTGGACGTGGTGCGCACCGCACAGGAGCTGGCGGATGTGGCGACTCCGCGGTTCGCCGACATCGTCACGGTCGATCTGCTGGAGTTGGTGGAGCGCGGCGAGGAGCCGGCCAGGGCGGCGGATATGCGCCGTACGGTAGTCAGTGGGGGGTATCAGGAGCGGCAGGGGCTCTACCCGGTCGGAGAGCTGATCACCTACTCGCCGGCGGCTCCGCAGGCTCGGGCCCTGGAGACAGGGCGGGCAGTGCTGGAGGACGACCTGCGGCAGGCCCGGGGGTGGTGGGAACAGGACCCTGGCGGGGCCGGTATGGCCCTGGAGCGCGGAGTGCATTCGCTGGTGACGGTGTCGCTCCAGGCGCGTGGTGTGGTGCTGGGGACGACGAACTTCTGGCGCACGGGGGATTCGCCCCCGTTCAAGGAAGAGGACCTCTCCTTTGCGGAGGAGCTGGTGGCGAGGGCGGCGGTGGCCATCGACAACGCCCGCCGCTTCACCCGGGAGCACGCGATGGCGGTGACTCTGCAGCGGAGTCTGCTGCCGCGAGGGGTACCGGAACAGGACGGGCTGGAGGTGGCCTGGCGGTATCTGCCGGCGGAAGCCGGCGTGGGCGGGGACTGGTTCGACGTCATCCCGCTGTCGGGTGCCCGGGTGGCGCTGGTGGTCGGCGACGTCGTGGGACACGGATTGCATGCGGCGGCGACGATGGGGCGACTGCGCACCGCGGTACAGAACTTCTCCGCCCTGGATCTGCCGCCGGACGAGTTGCTCGGACGCCTGGACGACCTGGTCACCCGCATCGACAGCGACGAGAGCGTTGACGACGGGCCGCACGGCCACGAAAGCGAAGCGGTCACGGGGGCGACCTGCCTGTACGCGATCTACGACCCGGTCACGGGAGTATGCGTGACTGCGCGAGCAGGACACCCGGGACCGGCGGTGGTGCATCCCGACGGGACCGTCACCTCTCCGGAAGTGCCTGCTTCGCCGCCTCTCGGCCTGGGCAGCAGCCACCCCTTCGAAACTGTTGAACTGCGCTTACCCGAAAACTCTCGGTTTGTACTGTTCACCGACGGGCTGATCGAGAACCGCAACCAGGACATCGGCGCCGGGTTAAACCTGCTGCACCGGGCGCTGGAGGGGGCGGGGCGTACTCCGGAGGAGACGTGTCAGGCGGCGATCGACGCGATGCTGCCGGCGCACCCGGCCGATGACATCGCACTGCTGGTCGCGCGCACCCGGTTGCTCGAGCCCTCCAGGGTGGCGCAGTGGGAGGTGCAGCCCGATCCGGCGGCGGTGGCCCCGGTCCGTGCGGAGTGCGGGGTGCAACTTCAGGCGTGGGGACTTGAGGACATCGCGTTCACCACGGAACTCATCCTCAGTGAGCTGATCACCAACGCCATCCGGTATGGCTCGCCGCCGATCAGGGTGCGGCTGCTGCACGACAGCAGCCTGATCTGCGAGGTGTCGGACGGCTCCAGTACCTCACCACGGGTACGCAGAGCAGCGACCACGGACGAGGGCGGACGTGGACTGTTCCTGGTGGCGCAGTCCGCCCAACGGTGGGGCACACGGTACACCCCGGGCGGCAAGGTCATCTGGACCGAACAACCGCTGCACAACGGCGCCCCTGCTGCGACGAGCGACACATCCGTGGAAGCCCTCCTTGACCAATTCGACGATCCCACCCTCTGA